GGTCGTTTAGAAAGTAGAACTGGGATGGATAAGCTTCTAGGTGTTTGGTCTAAGTTACCTTAAACCCTTTCATCTGGGCAAATAGGATGAAGATTTCTAAAGAACAGAACCCCCCTATTTGGACGGATTATCAGGATTTGCAGCCATAGCAGAAGCACCACAAGAATCAAATTTTCTTCAGACGTAATTTGGATGTTATGAAACTGTCAGAGGCTAGAAGGATGTGCAAATGTTACACAAATAATAAGCCAGGCAAGCTTTTGAATTTACATGAAAGGTAATAGATTAGGAAAACATTTGGACTAGGATGTATCTTTGCCCGTGCCAGCTAATCTAGATTACAGGCAAAGGCTTTACAGTGGTCACTTTGAGAGTAATTTATAGTGCTTGCATATGTTGAGCTCCTTTAATTCAGGAACTATATGTAGACGTTTGTCCAGCTCCTAATAAAAATGTCTCTAGCACATGGCTGAGACAGCTTTGTATGTTTGGGTGGTGTTGTTTTTTGCAATAAAGTGACTCAGTGATTGACTTAAGTGGttgagtggggtggggaaggtacAAAGCAACTTTGTTGGTTGGATCGGTGGCTTGCACTCTATAATATGCACTTATCTGCCCCTCCTTGCACTGAGGTCTGCATGACAGctgatgaagaaaaaaatgcacagcTAATGTAAACCAGATTTGCAGAGACTATGCCCAGAGGCAATTGGGAAGGCAAATGTTCTAGCCACCAAGAAGTATAGGTCACAAATTAACCCATGTCGTTTGAAGGGCAGCCATGGACATATTTTCAAATTCCCAAAATGACACCTACTCCACGCTTTGGGCATACAGACATGAGGGCTGAACAAAAGGGAAGTGATTCTCCTGGAATCAGAAATGACCTAACTTATACGGAAGAGCTGGCTTTGCACCAGATATGCTTACAATAAGGATGGTCATATCAGAAGCAAGCAGTTTTCATCCAGTGGTTGGCTGAGCTGCTGATCAGTGGGGTAACAGTGGACTCAATGCAATTATTAGAGTGTGTGAGGAAATGGCTCCTGCCTTCTTTCCCCcacttctctcccttcttccccttctctcagctggtatcatagatttggaggacttaaaaatgctagaaggacatcaggaaggtctacctgacctagggggtaAAGATACCTTGACCCAGACTTATCCAGGTCAAAAAGGGATGGgacctgggaactgataaaattcCTGGGAGCAGGGAGAGGAGGGCTCTTTTAGCTGGGCCgctgaaggaagcagagcacATGCCtgggctctggggagagcaacCATTTTGGGACCATGTGCTTGCCTAGggaggttcagggggtccaaagttatggaccctcaaaagggtagcccccatctccttagcaaagaatgggggatggggcaccccctttcaggttccataactttggaccccctaaaccaaactgcaccaaacttgggggtcccatcaggacagtttccagatgataccctgaaattttggtgccgatacaacAAAAaattcgccccctgcaggaacattccagaattttgcccaagaatctttgttctgcaatgagttttctgtattgctgtcaatgggggttgcaggcttggggggggggcacatttctgaaggcacagtctcaaaactttcaaggtttcatcaggagactgccctgatgatacccccaggtttggtgcagtttagttcagggggaccaaagttatggaccctcaaaactgtagcccccatctcctattagctcccattggaaacaatgggggatggggtaccctttgggagtccatacctttggactccttgaaccaaacctcaccaaacctggtgggtagcataaggacagtctcctgatgatacgctgaaattttgaatTGCTGGGATATCAGCTaatctaaaaaatgcacccctgcaggcaccacaAATGTCCTGGCGTGCAAAAAAATTGAGCTTCATGGTGGGAGTTAGGAGGTCACCCAcggggggagcatccaactcaggatttgcccagggctacagtttgcctcgttacacccctgggtgggcggagcttcggacatgaatggggggtttgaacccaagaacccccccttacctatatTCTTGCCTGTTCGTCcacctgctcggtttgctaaaataagtggggggggcaccgctgggggggggggaagccagagtgcgtgctgggcgcactctggcccagctacgcctctgttttcATTCTAGGTGAGTGCCTGAAAGAAAGATTTTTGAAAAGTGTGGAGTTGAGGGAAAGTTTGGAAGATTCCCGTGGTCATTTATACAACTGACTGACGACTAAGTGATCAAATAGTTGAATTGAACCTAGATTTTAAGGCTTAACACTCTCACAGTCAAAATGATTCTTAGAAAGGCATTCCATTTACCATTCAATATATTTATGGTACTTCTTCATGTACAGTTAATTTGTTTCTTAGATGGTAGACCGTGAAGATCTCTAATGCAGTCAATATTTGGAGGAGTGAGAGCTCTCTAGGCTTTTAGGCTAATCCATTTAGCCATTGGGATTGCTTGTTTAAGCCAAGTCTTTTGTGTCTTGATGCACTGAAACAATTCTACCTACATTATAAATTAGAAGCATGTGGATTTGGCTGAGGGAGTCTAACAGGACATAGGAGATGAACCAGTGAAAGGATGTAGACACTTAATTCCTTGGAGACTGCAGGAAATCAGCacaagcaatatatatatatatatatttcaggaCCCAACTTCAAAGGTATGGAGTCCTGCAAATTCGAAAGTAAGTGCTGGGAATGAATGCCTCTGAGAATTCTGCTAGCTGGATAATTGGTTGGCTCTAATTTTTGTCTGCAAGATTTTGTGTACGGATGCTGTGTTGAGTGTTGTTTCCTGCCTCTTTTCCGCCACCAAATAACACCATGAGATTCCAGcgctattttttttctcttaaggAAACTAAAACAGGAAAAGCTCTCCTGAATTCTCCCACTgctcaaaaaagaaaacaatttttcaTATAAGCCAAATGAGTGACGATTAGGTACATTTCTTCTATTGTTCAGTTAATTGTTTCAGGACATGTGAAAAGGACACGTTTGGGAGAGTTAGAGTGcaggtttgccattatctgcctatCCTCTGTACCGCTTCAGAAACTgaaaagtgcttttttttttggtctgactGTTCTGTCTATTTGAGCTGAAATGTTGCAGAACAAATATATCAAGAAGCAGAAGTATTCCCTTTGCTTATATGGTCCTGGCACCTGACAGAGATGGATGTTGTCACAGCCATCTCTTAATGAGGCTAATATAGGTTGTCACCTTCTAATACTAGAGCTACAGTTAAATGGATGGTTAGTTCTTTCAGGACAAATGAGATAAAAGAACTTCACATAACACATAGTTGACAGGGAACTTACTGTTGGTGTGAGGGATACATTcagaccatttatgcacttgtgatcttcacattgagtgtacattcccttcgggttggattcttggtgatgtacctttccccctctttgaaaCTGACTGCGTTTTCAGATCAGAGATTTTCTGCAGTTCCTGAAAGTTGTTACTTTCTCTCTCCATTTGTAGGGAAAGTGAAGAAGCTCCCAACGTGTTAGGCTTtcattgggttttctcactcctcctagCTTTTGCCCACCAACAAAtcagtagttcctcccactcaattccttttctatCAAGCAGGCAGGGAAAACTGTAAGAATAGCCGTGGCAGGAGACATGATCTAGCTTCTGCCCATCTGCAATCTACAGGCTTAAAATGGTGAGGCAAAATATGGGAAGAAGGTGCAGAAGGCAGTTGAAGGGTTAACCAGATGCCAGAAACACGCAGGAACTTTGATTTCCTCAGGTGAGCTGGAACTGGGCTTCAGCTGTTCGTGGGCTCTCTGCTTTCTGTCCCTGCTGTGTGGCAGGTTTTCCTATTTTTGCTCTACTCTTTGGGCAACCATTTCAGCTTGATCAGAaaggctttttaatttttttttaacaatgaagGTCTATCGCTGAAGTGGTAAAGCCTTTGGTGACTGGTCCAGTGAAGTAATGCTAGAGCAAGGGTAtcagcagcaacagcaataaAAAAAGATGGAGGTGGAATGGAAATAGCCAAATGGAGGTGGCATGGATCAGTGAGGAAGCAGACAGTGAATGGGGATTTGTTTGGCCAGGGACACTTTGCAATGGAAGGTAActaacctgtgtaaacaaaaaaccacagggaacccccactgcaaagcagTTAGAGAACCAGCCTTTTGGTTAGTGGTGGATGCATAAATGGTCTtaaacagctttttttaaagggttATACTCATTATTAGAGGAGAGTTCTACGAACAGCTGTTAGTGTTGCTGACTAAATCAACATCTTATTCAGAGACATAGAAATTCCAGATGCTAGGGATGCGCACTGAAGAAGACTACTGCTTGTATGAATTGCTTGTGGACTTTTTGGAAACATCTGTCTGGCCAGTgtttgaaacaggatgttgggaAAGCTGGAACAGCGGCCATTAATAACCACCTAAAATGAAATCAGTCAAGTTCAGATCTGATTTTCTGTcatgtttttctctctttggcAAATCCTACCACTTATTAACACACTCCAATGCATTAAATGCAGTGACAAAATGACAGTACATTAATTTTAGGAGACAGCAAATAACTTCCAATAACTGCGAACATTGATGAGACCAAGTTTAAAATTTGAACCATGTTGGAGATGTTGGTGAGTGGAAAGAGACATGTCTGGTGCTTAAAATTTGAACTAATCACGATTTGTCATATACTCATCATTTGAAATTTTTATTGCTTGTCTTGACTATCAATGTGATGGCAACAATGAGGCAGTAAAGTAGTTTTAACAGAAACTGGAAACAAATTTCTTGCATCCAAAACAATGAAAGACCAGCGTGGCTGTGAATCTTGTGCCACCAGACAAGATCTTCCATCAAGTGTACAACAAAAGAGGAATAAGCTAAAAGTCGGCAGGCATGAAGGTTCTAATGCTTGAATGAAGTGAGGTCAAGGTTACTTAACAGTTACTGTTATGTATAAGGCGACACTTCAAGACTTTCAAGTAGTTGTCAATTTTATTGGCGTCCCTGTGCAAGCAGTGCAGCAGATTGTAGAAGGCAAAAAGACGTGAATCTTCATCAGCTAGCTGGAGGGATGGGAGCCCTGACCATGTAGAATAAACTTCGTTGCCCAAATCGTTAGAATGAACCTAACGAAGAAAATGGAGGAAGCAGTGAGCTCAATTCATAAATCGTCAAGAAGACTCGTGTCTCAGAACAATGGGTTGGATCTTGTCACAAAGATATGGGCAAGGAAGGACTTCAGTATTCCTGGCATTTTACTTCTCATGGGAATCTGAAATGCCACATCTGCCCTTGGAGGATGGAGGACACCCAGGAACAGCAGGAGGGGGCAGTTGGAGGGTTGCCCCGAGAGGACCCCTCCTCTGCATGCGCAAAACCTTTCAACACAATACAACTCAACAACATTAAAGGTGTTGTAAGATTAAGGGTGACCATCAATGCAGCGTTAATTTGTGACATGAAATAATCATTGCTTAGTTTTTGATGCCCCAAATATAAAATGTCTTCatactttcccctcccttcccagagcAATACAGAATCCAGCCTCATGATTCTTCCAGTTCGttttacctccctccctccaacaagGACGTCGTCTGGGGATCCCTTATAAAGATAGGAAATGTTCATGGGATCAGGATTGTGTGGAATCTCTATCCCACATGATGTTATAGTGCCCTTTCTATGCCTTATTCAGGTATATAGCTCCCTATATACCTTATCCAGGTATATAGCTCCCCTTTTGTGTGGAGTGGAAAGGGCATCTGATCAACGGAAGGTTACATTTCTTCTAAACAATGACTGTTGTGAGGTGTTGGAAgctgtggctaaatttttaactgGTGTAATTTCTATGCGTTCTAAATCATGTTAATTGAAAGATTGTGATGCTATGTTTTTgtcatttatatgccattaaaggtatttgcaTTGAATTGATTCTTCCAGTTTAAGTGGGTAGGCATCAAAGCACTGCCACTACAACCAACCTACTCGTTTcgtttaaaaaattaataattgaAACAAGCCACAAAGCACTGAGAGATGAATTGTCTATCTGTTATCTAGATGATCATCCACCATATGAGAGAGACTTTGGAACACACACTTACTCTAGAGTTGGGGGAACATGTCTAATCTCTGATCTAAGGAATGGCCTAACTTCACCAGATGATGAAAAAGCATGATTGAATGAATACTGTGATTTGTCAAGAGCTTTATTTAGGCCTTAATCACCAGGATTGTGTTAGATGGAATGATGTGGGACTGATGACCTGACGTGATCATATGCATGTTTTTGTTGATTTTGCCTCCCTACTGGTAGCTCTATGTTTGGAATTCCCTGTGGTTGTTTTTAAACTTAATTTTCAGTTGCACAGGGCCTGATTTGAGTTGCGAACATGATTTAAGCCTCCCtctcaggttttttcccccaaaataaaatttcTCTGGGGACCTGTGATATACCTGATTGGCTAAGCTAAGGGTCAATATGGCCCATTAGGCATATGCTGCCCCACAGGTTGTTTCAGATCAAGAAAATGGTGAGTAGGCACTTAAAAAACCCACCCAGGAGCTCCAGATGGAAAAATTCCAGTGTGTATCTGGCGCTCCTTACTGCCTCAGTGGTAAGGGTCATCTACACACTGGTGTATCTGGTGCCTACCATCATTACTGTCCCAGTAGTGGTCCCAGTATTATACGGGCAGGGTAGGAAGAAGGGCAAGTTCAGGCCTCACAGttttgaacaaaaataacaatgcaGCTGTTTACTGATCATCTAATGCTCATGCTACTGAGTTCAGCGATTAATTCTAGACCGAAATGGTTAATTGTTTGCCACTGAGGCCCTCACACAGACTTTGTATAACATGTACTCATCGTATCCATATGaaaagatgaaaacaaaatatgTGATGGAACAGACCTTTCATCGTAAGTGTATCTGTTGTATATAATTTCAGGCAAAATctcttttagtttttttttacataagaaGCTAGTAAAATCAACTTCAAAAATGCTGTTGCTTTCACTCAGTCGATCTTGTGCCTGGATGCCTTTAATTCAGCTCGAAGAACTGTGCTGTGTATGCAACAGTCTTGGCAAATGTTTACCAGTCCTAAACATGTCATATGAATACAGCCAGAGAAATGTACGCTTGCCATAcgttggatttatttttttttaaggcttTTACTAATAGCCTTGAACATTCCCTAAAAAAACTAAGATGCAAGTAACTTGTCTCCTTCCTCTCTGTAGGCATCATGCTCCAAGCAGCTTTTTGGACCAAATAAAATTTTCTGCTTTTCTGGCTTCCCTTTTAGTAGTAAAAAGCACCATTAAattacagctgacttctggcgacCCTATacggtttttaaggcaagagacattcagaggtggtttggcattgccagtctctaagaacataagaacataagagcaagccagctggatcagaccagagtccatctagtccagctctctgctactcgcagtggcccaccaggtgcctttgggagctcacgtgcaggaggtgaaagcaatggccttctgcggctgttgctcccgagcacctggtctgttaaggcattttcaatctcagatcaaagaggatcaagattggtagccataaatcgacttctcctccataaatctgtccaagccccttttaaagctatccaggttagtggccatcaccacctcctggggcagcgtattccaaacaccagtcacccgttgcgtgaagaagtgtttccttttattagtcctaattcttccccccagcattttcaatgtgtgccccctggttctagtattgtgagaaagagagaaaaatttctctctgtcaacattttctaccccatgcctaattttatagacttcaatcatatcccccctcagacgtctcctctccaaactaaagagtcccaaacgctgcagcttctcctcataaggaaggtgctccagtcccgcaatcatcctcgttgcccttctctgcactttttctatctcctcaatatcctttttgagatgtggcgaccagaactggacacagtactccaagtgcggtcgcaccactgctttatataagggcatgacaatctttgcagttttattctcaattcctttcctaattatcccctgtgtgggttgagagagttttgagaaaactgtgattagcccaaagttaTTCAGAAGGCTTCATGGGGAGAAGTTGTGAATCaaacaggttctccagattagggtccactgctcttaaccccacTGGCTTTCAGCTTCCCTTTAGCATTGTAAAAACTTCTCTGAAGCTTTTTGGACCAAATAGCTCATCTATGCTATCATTATATGTCCACTGAAGAGTACCCGGCTAGAAGGGATTCTGGGTTTCTTTAACTCACCCGCCCTAATATGTTCTGCATTCCTTCCAgaagttgtttgttttgttcctcAATCTCCACGGCTTTCCAGAGGATGGTATCAGGAGCTTCTTTGATTCTTTGAACCTCAGAGGCCAGATGGAGCAGAGGGTCATTCCAGGAACGGAGCATGCTCAGCACTATGTTTATCAGGTCTCCATGCTGCTCAGTAGCAAGAAAATGATACAGTTAAGTAAGTCTACACTTACCCAGGAGATGGTTAATCTATCCTTAGAATTTCTGCCTGAAATTTCTTTTTATTGTGTTCTTTCAACTCACCTGTCTTTTTATAAGCAATGCTATTAGAGGCTGTTACAAAATTAACTGAcgttaataagaaaaaaaaattggacagtgAGTAGACAGATATATACCCTAGATATATTTGATCAATTTTCTTGCAGTATTATGTGCTGGTAGAAGTCACTCTGTTCAGTCATAATGGATAGAATGCCAGTTAATCTGATGAAAAACATGAGCATTAATAAGACATTTCAGAAGTCTGGAATCTTGCAAATATTTGAACATAATGGGATATGTAGTCTGTGGTATACCACTTAATACTTCATCCAAAGCATTTCTAATATCTACATATAGCACAGTAAACATGCCCAGGCAGGGGTTTGGTTCCCCTTTTGAAGAGCTTTGCTGCTGGGAagatttcttttgaaatttttgtGACTGCTTGGGGTGAACTTGAAGATCAAAGGGCTTTTTTGCTTTCCTGGGATCCTCCCAGCCATTTTGCTGCCCTTGAGACCTCTGTAATGTTGACACGAACACTTTCCACTTTGCTTACTGCGGCAAAATATACCTACCCTGCGGCACAGCCCTTTCCTGCCTCTTTCACGGAAAGAACGGCTGTGCTACAAGGCCCAAGTGCCGAAACACTGCCTACCTAGCCAATGCAAATAGAGAGAGCACAGTCTCATATGTTGGTTTCTGAGGAAGCAGAGGACTCATTGGATGGATGGCATGCAAAATGAAAGATCTTGCCTGCAAAGGAAATGGCATCGTTAGCCCTAAATAGGCAGTTGGGGggattagctggagacagagagcaagaggggGTAATTGGGATCGATAACCTGTGATgccaggatagtcctgggtgaaaactctctaAGCAGCAGTCagctaaataattaaaatatggttttattaaaataacaaaccaggaaatatattttaagcaatgaacacacacacacacacacaaacacacaagagttgactaagagaaaaggaaagaaggtgGATATGGTtttagggatgggtgatagttgcCAGTCTTGAAGAGATGTCCAGGGAAAGTTccgctgaagaggaaaatgagcagtgtttccaggagcaaagagcCTAGATATAACTAGGGATGCATGCActgatccagaacacacacatgtgcacggacgcacacacacacacacaaacacaagaactagtatttataccccaaacaTGGGCCCTGAGACAGTATGACGTAAGCTGGCAAGAAAGCTAGAGACGTATAATGTTGATTCCAAAGCTCCCTCTTCCACGAGTGGACTGGCATTTTTCTGGTTTGTGTGAGTGATTTCTTCTTGTTTCCCCTTCCTACTATTCCATATATGTTGCATACCATGCTGTTCGGGAGGATCTCCTGGTTCTCAGAAGCTGCTTTTTAGGGAGCATGGAGGACAGCGGAAGGAGATGGAAAACATTTTGTTCCATTTGCAATCCATTGGACCCCACataataaatttaatatttgTGGGGGTTTA
The window above is part of the Sphaerodactylus townsendi isolate TG3544 linkage group LG09, MPM_Stown_v2.3, whole genome shotgun sequence genome. Proteins encoded here:
- the PRL gene encoding prolactin — encoded protein: MATTMAGKKLSLNGVLLATLLITNMFLSRKCVTSSPICPNGSDNCQVSLGDLFDRAVKLSHYIHSLSAEMFNEFDERYAQGRGFIEKAINSCHTATLPTPDDKEEVQRIHHGDLINIVLSMLRSWNDPLLHLASEVQRIKEAPDTILWKAVEIEEQNKQLLEGMQNILGRVHSNDLGNEVYSTWSGLPSLQLADEDSRLFAFYNLLHCLHRDANKIDNYLKVLKCRLIHNSNC